GCCGACGGTGGAACTGCCCGAGGTGATGCGCACGCCGATCGCCGAGAGCACGCCGGCGACCGCGAGCCCGCCGGCGACCTCGAGCAATGGATCGAGCCGGCCGCGGGCATTGGCCGCCTTCATCTTCAGCGCCCGGATCGTCTCGAAGGCCCCGGCCGCGCGCTCCTTCAGATAAGGCTCGAGCGAATCGGTCTTGGCGACGCGCGCGCCCTGCAGGCTCTCGGTGACCAGGCTCGCCATGAGCCCGGTCTGCTCCTGCTGCGAGGCCGCCATCCGACGCAGCTTCTTGCCGATCCGGCCGATCGGCCTGGCGACGACCGGCGCGATCAGCAGCACGACCGCCGTCATCTTCCAGTCGATCCAGAGCATGGCGCCGACCAGCGCGATCGCCGTCATCACGTCGCGGACCGCGATGTTGACCAGCCGGGTCAGCGCCTCCTTGACGAAGGTGAAGTCGGTGGTGAAGCGTTGCGTGAGCGAGGCCGGGTTTTCCCTCTGGAGCTGCGCCAGGTCGGCATCGATCAGATGGTCGTAGAGCGCGCTCTGCATGTCGGCCTCGATCCGGCTGACGACGCTGTTGGTCATCACCGTCTGGGTCAGCAGCGAGAAGCCCTTGATCGCAGTGACGATCACCACGACGACCGCGACGGCGTTGACCACGCCGATCTCGAAATCGATCGACTTCGACACCAGCCGCTCCATGCGGCGCACGAAGCCGGTCGCCTCGGCCCCGATCGGGTCGGCGAAGGCGTCGAAAGCCGCCTTGATCAGCAGTGGATAGAAGCTCGTCGTCGCCGCGATGACCACGACGAGACCGAGGATGGCGAGGAGTTGCGGCGTGTATTGCCGCCCGCGCTCGCGCCAGACTCGGGCGAAGAGCGCAAAGGTATCGTCGGTGACGCGGCCGATCTTCATGGCGCGCGGCCTAACATGGCCGCCATGCAAGCGCCACTACCGGTCTTGCTCCGGACACGAAGCTGACGTCCGATGGACATGAGTTGATTCACCAGATTCGAGAGCACATGCCCCTTTCCCCGCCGGCCCGGCCCGGACAGTCCTTCGCCGAGATCGATACGCCCGCCTTGATCATCGATCTCGACGCCTTCGAGCGGAATCTCGTCACCATGGCGGCTTTCGCCGAGGCGACGGGCGTGCGTCTGCGCCCCCATGCCAAGACGCATAAGAGCCCGGAGATCGCCCTGCGCCAGATCGCCCATGGTGCGGTCGGGCAATGCTGCCAGAAGGTCGGCGAAGCGGAGATCCTGGTCGCCGGCGGCGTCACCGACGTGCTCGTCACCAATGAGATCGCCGGCGCCGCCAAGCTCGACCGGCTGGCCAAGCTGGCGCGCGAGGCCCGAATCGGGCTCTGCGTCGACCATATCGAGGGCGTGCGCGAGGCCGCCGAGGCGGCAGCACGCAACGACGTCGTCCTCGACGTGCTGGTCGAGCTCGACATCGGCGGGCGCCGTTGCGGCGTCGCCCCCGGCGAGGCCGCGGTCCGGCTCGCCGAGGCGGTGGCGCGCAGCAACACGCTGCGCTTCCGCGGCGTGCAGGCCTATCACGGCTCGGCCCAGCACATGCGTTCGGTCGACGAGCGCAGCGAGGCGATCGAGCGCGCCGGACTGCTCACCCGCAATGCGATCGAGCGCCTCGCCCAGGCCGGCCTCGCCTGCGAGACCGTCGGCGGCGCCGGTACCGGAACCTTCGAGCTGGAGAGCCGCTCCGGCGTCTGGAACGAGCTGCAATGCGGCTCCTACATCTTCATGGACGCCGACTATGCCCGTAACCGCATGGCCGACGGCTCGACCTTCAGCACCTTCCAGCACGCGCTGTTCGTGCTCGCGGGGGTGATGAGCAAGCCGGTGCCGGACCGCGCCATCGTCGATGCCGGCCACAAGGCCGCCGCGGTCGATTCAGGGATGCCGGTGCCCTGGCAGCGCGACGGCGTGATCTACACCAAGCCCTCCGACGAGCACGGCATCCTGACCGGCGATCCCGTCGCCGTGCCGCATCGCGGCGAGCGTGTCCTGCTCGTGCCCGGCCATTGCGACCCGACCGTCAACCTGCACGACTGGTATGTCTGCGTGCGCGGCCTGGGTGG
This genomic interval from Bosea sp. 29B contains the following:
- a CDS encoding ABC transporter ATP-binding protein: MKIGRVTDDTFALFARVWRERGRQYTPQLLAILGLVVVIAATTSFYPLLIKAAFDAFADPIGAEATGFVRRMERLVSKSIDFEIGVVNAVAVVVVIVTAIKGFSLLTQTVMTNSVVSRIEADMQSALYDHLIDADLAQLQRENPASLTQRFTTDFTFVKEALTRLVNIAVRDVMTAIALVGAMLWIDWKMTAVVLLIAPVVARPIGRIGKKLRRMAASQQEQTGLMASLVTESLQGARVAKTDSLEPYLKERAAGAFETIRALKMKAANARGRLDPLLEVAGGLAVAGVLSAIGVRITSGSSTVGDFTGYVSALLLAAQPMRSLGNLNAIVQEAGASLKRYYALIDEKSLITERPDARPLAVNGGEVAFCDLRFRYRDDQRGLEGIDLVAEAGKTTALVGRSGSGKSTMLALVPRLYDPTEGRVEIDGQDIRDVTLRSLRGQIGVVSQDVVLFDDTVRANIGFGRPGASEADIVAAARAAAAHDFIMAMPDGYDTKVGERGSRLSGGERQRLAIARAILKDAPILLLDEATSALDTQSERLVQEALAELMKGRTTLVIAHRLSTVREADQIVVLDEGKVVETGDHDGLIARDGAYARLYRLQFAEG
- a CDS encoding DSD1 family PLP-dependent enzyme; the encoded protein is MPLSPPARPGQSFAEIDTPALIIDLDAFERNLVTMAAFAEATGVRLRPHAKTHKSPEIALRQIAHGAVGQCCQKVGEAEILVAGGVTDVLVTNEIAGAAKLDRLAKLAREARIGLCVDHIEGVREAAEAAARNDVVLDVLVELDIGGRRCGVAPGEAAVRLAEAVARSNTLRFRGVQAYHGSAQHMRSVDERSEAIERAGLLTRNAIERLAQAGLACETVGGAGTGTFELESRSGVWNELQCGSYIFMDADYARNRMADGSTFSTFQHALFVLAGVMSKPVPDRAIVDAGHKAAAVDSGMPVPWQRDGVIYTKPSDEHGILTGDPVAVPHRGERVLLVPGHCDPTVNLHDWYVCVRGLGGPDAHVEAVWPVAARGALG